Proteins encoded within one genomic window of Arachis ipaensis cultivar K30076 chromosome B08, Araip1.1, whole genome shotgun sequence:
- the LOC107612537 gene encoding cellulose synthase A catalytic subunit 1 [UDP-forming]: MEATAGMVAGSHKRNELVRIRHDSTDSGSKPLKNLNGQICQICGDTVGLTATGDVFVACNECAFPVCRPCYEYERKDGNQSCPQCKTRYKRHRGSPRVEGDDEEDDIDDIDNEFNYNSQGNTKAKRQWEEDADLSSSSRRDPQQPIPLLTNGQPMSGEIPTPDTQSVRTTSGPLGPSDKVHSLAYTDPRQPVPVRTVDPTKDLNSYGLGNVDWKERVEGWKLKQEKNMVQMTGRYNEGKGGDIEGTGSNGEELQMVDDARQPLSRVVPIPSSQLTPYRVVIILRLIILGFFLQYRVTHPVNDAYPLWLTSVICEIWFALSWLLDQFPKWFPINRETYLERLALRYDRDGEPSQLAPVDVFVSTVDPLKEPPLVTANTVLSILSVDYPVDKVSCYVSDDGSAMLTFEALSETAEFAKKWVPFCKKHSIEPRAPEFYFQQKIDYLKDKIQPSFVKERRAMKREYEEFKVRINALVAKAQKMPEEGWTMQDGTPWPGNNPRDHPGMIQVFLGHSGGLDTDGNELPRLVYVSREKRPGFQHHKKAGAMNALIRVSAVLTNGAYLLNVDCDHYFNNSKALKEAMCFMMDPAFGKKTCYVQFPQRFDGIDLHDRYANRNIVFFDINLKGLDGIQGPVYVGTGCCFNRQALYGYDPVLTEEDLEPNIIVKSCWGSRKKGSGGHKRFNDKKRGVKRTESTVPIFNMEDIEEGVEGYDDERSLLMSQKSLEKRFGQSPVFIAATYMEQGGIPPSTNPATLLKEAIHVISCGYEDKTEWGKEIGWIYGSVTEDILTGFKMHARGWISIYCMPPRPAFKGSAPINLSDRLNQVLRWALGSIEIFLSRHCPLWYGYNGRLRPLQRFAYINTIVYPLTSIPLLAYCTLPAFCLLTNKFIIPEISNFASMWFILLFVSIFATSILELRWSGVSIEDWWRNEQFWVIGGTSAHLFAVFQGLLKVLAGIDTNFTVTSKASDDDGEFAELYVFKWTSLLIPPTTVLIVNLVGIVAGVSYAINSGYQSWGPLFGKLFFAIWVIAHLYPFLKGLLGRQNRTPTIVIVWSILLASIFSLLWVRIDPFTNGSNKSSSGQCGIDC; the protein is encoded by the exons atggaggcaACCGCTGGAATGGTTGCTGGATCACACAAACGGAACGAGCTTGTTCGGATTCGCCACGATTCTACCGATAGTGGG TCTAAGCCTTTGAAGAATTTAAATGGCCAAATCTGTCAAATATGTGGTGATACTGTTGGCCTAACTGCCACTGGTGATGTCTTTGTTGCCTGCAATGAGTGTGCCTTCCCGGTTTGTCGTCCGTGTTACGAGTATGAAAGGAAGGATGGGAACCAGTCTTGTCCCCAGTGCAAGACAAGATACAAGAGGCACAGAG GGAGTCCTCGAGTAGAGGGGGACGATGAGGAGGATGATATTGATGATATAGATAATGAATTCAATTATAATAGCCAGGGAAATACCAAGGCAAAGCGGCAGTGGGAAGAAGATGCTGACCTTTCTTCGTCATCTAGACGTGATCCTCAACAACCGATTCCACTTCTCACGAATGGACAGCCG ATGTCGGGTGAGATTCCTACTCCTGATACTCAATCTGTGCGAACTACATCGGGTCCTTTGGGTCCATCTGACAAGGTTCACTCACTTGCCTATACTGATCCACGGCAACCAG TTCCTGTAAGAACTGTTGATCCAACCAAGGACTTAAATTCTTATGGCCTGGGGAATGTTGACTGGAAAGAAAGGGTTGAAGGTTGGAAACTCAAGCAGGAGAAAAATATGGTGCAAATGACTGGTAGATACAATGAAGGGAAAGGAGGTGACATCGAAGGAACTGGTTCTAATGGGGAAGAACTTCAAAT GGTTGATGATGCTAGACAGCCGTTGAGTCGTGTGGTGCCTATTCCTTCATCTCAGCTGACCCCTTATCGTGTCGTTATTATACTCCGGCTGATTATTCTCGGGTTCTTCTTACAATACCGTGTAACTCATCCTGTGAATGATGCATACCCACTATGGTTGACTTCAGTTATTTGTGAGATTTGGTTTGCCTTATCCTGGCTCTTGGATCAGTTTCCAAAATGGTTTCCCATTAACCGTGAGACATATCTTGAAAGGCTTGCATTAAG GTATGACCGTGATGGAGAACCGTCACAATTGGCCCCTGTTGATGTTTTTGTCAGTACAGTGGATCCACTCAAAGAGCCTCCGCTTGTAACTGCAAACACTGTTTTGTCCATTCTTTCTGTTGATTACCCTGTAGACAAGGTTTCCTGCTACGTATCAGACGATGGTTCAGCTATGTTAACTTTTGAAGCCCTATCGGAAACAGCtgagtttgcaaagaagtgggtGCCCTTCTGCAAAAAGCACAGTATTGAGCCAAGAGCCCCTGAGTTTTATTTTCAACAGAAGATTGATTACTTGAAGGACAAGATTCAACCTTCTTTTGTAAAGGAGAGACGAGCAATGAAG AGAGAATATGAAGAATTCAAAGTGAGGATCAATGCCCTTGTAGCTAAAGCTCAAAAGATGCCAGAAGAAGGATGGACAATGCAAGATGGAACTCCTTGGCCTGGAAATAATCCCAGGGATCATCCTGGAATGATTCAA GTATTTCTAGGTCATAGTGGTGGTCTCGACACAGATGGAAATGAGCTACCTAGACTTGTATATGTTTCTCGTGAGAAGCGACCTGGCTTCCAGCATCACAAAAAGGCCGGAGCTATGAATGCCTTG ATTCGAGTTTCTGCTGTGTTGACCAATGGTGCATATCTTCTGAATGTCGATTGTGATCACTACTTCAATAATAGCAAAGCTCTTAAGGAAGCCATGTGCTTCATGATGGATCCTGCTTTTGGAAAGAAAACATGCTATGTACAATTTCCTCAGAGGTTCGATGGCATTGACTTGCACGATCGATATGCCAATCGCAATATTGTGTTCTTTGAT ATCAACTTGAAGGGTCTGGATGGTATTCAAGGCCCAGTCTATGTCGGAACTGGTTGCTGTTTCAATAGGCAGGCTCTGTATGGTTATGATCCTGTGTTGACCGAGGAAGATTTGGAGCCTAACATTATTGTGAAGAGTTGTTGGGGTTCTAGGAAGAAGGGATCGGGTGGCCACAAAAGATTCAATGACAAGAAGAGGGGTGTTAAAAGAACTGAATCCACTGTTCCCATCTTTAATATGGAAGACATAGAAGAGGGTGTTGAAG GGTATGATGATGAGAGGTCACTTCTTATGTCACAAAAGAGCTTAGAGAAACGATTTGGTCAGTCTCCAGTTTTTATTGCAGCCACCTACATGGAACAGGGTGGCATTCCTCCATCGACCAACCCTGCAACTCTTCTTAAGGAAGCAATCCATGTTATCAGCTGTGGTTATGAAGACAAAACAGAATGGGGCAAAGAG ATTGGATGGATCTATGGTTCTGTGACTGAAGATATTTTGACCGGGTTTAAGATGCATGCACGTGGTTGGATTTCCATTTATTGCATGCCACCTCGCCCGGCATTCAAGGGTTCAGCTCCTATCAATCTTTCTGATCGTCTTAACCAGGTGCTTCGGTGGGCCTTGGGTTCAATTGAGATCTTTCTAAGTAGGCATTGTCCCTTGTGGTATGGGTACAATGGGAGGTTGAGGCCTCTTCAGAGATTTGCTTATATTAACACTATCGTCTACCCTCTTACCTCAATTCCACTGCTTGCATACTGTACCCTTCCAGCATTTTGTCTTCTCACCAATAAATTTATTATTCCTGAG ATAAGCAACTTCGCCAGCATGTGGTTTATCCTCCTTTTTGTCTCCATTTTCGCCACTTCAATCCTCGAGCTTAGGTGGAGTGGGGTCAGCATAGAAGACTGGTGGAGGAATGAACAGTTCTGGGTCATCGGTGGCACATCCGCACATCTTTTCGCTGTGTTCCAAGGTCTTCTCAAGGTGCTCGCCGGGATTGACACAAACTTCACTGTCACGTCAAAGGCCTCGGACGACGACGGGGAGTTTGCCGAGCTTTACGTGTTCAAATGGACGTCTCTCCTCATCCCACCGACAACAGTGCTCATTGTGAATTTAGTAGGGATTGTTGCCGGCGTGTCGTACGCCATAAACAGTGGCTACCAATCTTGGGGTCCATTGTTTGGAAAACTCTTCTTTGCCATTTGGGTCATTGCACATCTATATCCATTCTTGAAGGGTCTTTTGGGAAGGCAAAACAGAACACCAACCATTGTTATTGTTTGGTCTATTCTTCTTGCTTCTATATTCTCGTTGCTTTGGGTCAGAATTGACCCTTTCACCAATGGGTCCAACAAATCGTCCTCTGGTCAATGTGGCATAGACTGTTAA
- the LOC107612536 gene encoding F-box/kelch-repeat protein At3g23880-like: MTLLLVITNDVERNASRGLLLLRGHTATARTPPLPDLPEELIMEILVRLPARTLVSLRSVCTSWRNLISSPDFIRNHLRRSCLRDPSLTLLRIACYNSSPFRCSGVGYDSIGVLSVRSIIDKPSRPTKVDYFSGQHYYRIVGSCHGLLCFFDEHDYQNTHGILWNPCTGFTFQSPQISGQAFSSGFGYDHLSDSYKLFGIIRKKGPSGVEYSTRIYTFGSTSSWRRIDDSPFGLFGIPPNHFCMPENGVFFGSSRACTINWIVNHHVVLYFDLGKETYAHFTLPDTDSSDYLLIQCKKLCVLRNCLSVCYGYLRTQHSIVWQMKEYGDAQSWTKLAMISVHDLVPLYISETDVLLAVFQSCRIVLCYLNDGSVRIPVIDYGVENNPYLSQSVGSWMAYIYHESLVSPNGLQSNSSKMLLRFIKPKPNPIVS, translated from the coding sequence ATGACGTTACTGCTCGTAATTACGAATGACGTGGAGAGGAATGCGTCGAGAGGGCTGTTACTGCTCCGTGGTCACACGGCCACCGCAAGAACGCCGCCGCTGCCAGACCTTCCGGAGGAGTTGATCATGGAAATCTTGGTGAGGCTTCCGGCAAGGACGCTTGTTTCCCTAAGGAGCGTCTGCACTTCATGGAGAAACCTAATTTCATCCCCCGACTTCATCCGCAACCACCTTCGTCGTTCATGCTTACGCGATCCAAGCCTGACTCTGCTACGAATTGCTTGTTACAACAGTTCGCCTTTCAGATGCAGTGGTGTCGGATACGACAGTATTGGAGTTCTCTCCGTACGGTCAATAATAGACAAACCTTCTAGACCTACTAAAGTCGATTACTTCAGTGGACAACACTACTACAGAATCGTTGGTTCTTGCCATGGATTGTTGTGCTTTTTTGATGAGCATGACTACCAGAATACGCATGGCATCTTGTGGAACCCCTGTACCGGATTCACATTCCAATCACCGCAAATCAGCGGTCAAGCCTTCTCTTCTGGCTTTGGTTATGATCATCTCAGTGACAGCTACAAGCTTTTTGGAATTATAAGGAAGAAAGGGCCATCTGGTGTTGAATATAGTACTAGAATTTATACATTTGGATCAACTTCATCGTGGAGAAGAATTGATGATAGCCCATTTGGCCTATTTGGTATCCCACCTAACCACTTTTGTATGCCAGAGAATGGGGTATTTTTTGGTAGTAGTAGAGCATGCACTATTAATTGGATTGTTAATCATCATGTGGTTCTTTATTTTGACTTGGGTAAAGAGACTTATGCTCATTTTACCCTGCCTGATACGGATTCAAGTGATTATCTCTTGATACAATGCAAAAAGTTATGTGTTTTGAGAAACTGCCTTTCTGTTTGTTATGGGTATTTAAGAACACAACACTCGATTGTGTGGCAGATGAAAGAATATGGAGATGCTCAATCTTGGACTAAATTGGCAATGATTTCCGTCCACGACCTTGTACCTCTCTATATCTCGGAAACTGATGTGCTTTTGGCCGTTTTTCAATCTTGCAGAATAGTTTTGTGTTACTTGAATGATGGCAGCGTACGCATTCCTGTGATTGATTATGGCGTGGAGAACAATCCTTATCTTTCTCAAAGTGTAGGTTCTTGGATGGCTTATATCTACCATGAAAGCTTAGTTTCACCAAATGGTCTTCAAAGCAACTCATCCAAAATGCTGCTGCGTTTCATCAAACCCAAACCGAATCCTATTGTCTCTTGA
- the LOC107614217 gene encoding protein OVEREXPRESSOR OF CATIONIC PEROXIDASE 3 encodes MTVTPLTTVFRCLLSSPALSSHSHNLPLTLPFDRTPLFRSLLLPSRRRTLCPALAAANNKNKSNKNKKKLLRDHGTKGSDEDEEEDAFELLFKQLEEDLKKDNLLKGGSNDDDDDEITEEELALLERELEGALGEFDAETLNPDVIHAETDASDSEEEQEEEEDDEEDGVPMLRTWQMKKLARALKAGRRKTSIKNLAAELCLDRAFVIELLRNPPPNLLMMSLSISDEPTPKEISVETKPREIVLEETRTDPVEAGNKANVPVHVMQQKWSAQKRLKRAQVDTLEKVYRRSKRPTNAMISSIVHVTNIPRRRVVKWFEDKRAEEGVPENRVPYQRSVSEAS; translated from the exons ATGACGGTGACTCCATTAACGACCGTGTTTCGATGCTTATTATCGAGTCCTGCTCTTTCTTCTCACTCTCACAATCTTCCACTCACTCTCCCCTTCGACCGCACCCCACTCTTCCGCTCTCTCCTCCTCCCCTCCCGCCGCCGCACACTCTGCCCCGCTCTTGCCGCCGccaacaacaagaacaagagcAACAAAAACAAG AAAAAGTTGTTACGTGATCATGGTACAAAGGGTAGTGATGAGGATGAGGAGGAGGATGCTTTTGAGTTGCTGTTCAAGCAACTTGAAGAGGATCTCAAAAAGGATAATTTGTTGAAAGGTGgtagcaatgatgatgatgacgatgagaTAACTGAAGAGGAACTTGCCTTGTTAGAACGTGAGTTGGAAGGTGCATTGGGGGAATTTGATGCCGAAACGTTAAATCCAGATGTAATTCATGCTGAAACTGATGCTAGTGATagtgaagaagaacaagaagaagaagaagatgatgaagaagacgGTGTGCCTATGCTTAGAACTTGGCAGATGAAGAAATTGGCTAGGGCTTTGAAAGCTGGCCGCAGAAAAACAAGT ATAAAAAATCTTGCTGCTGAGCTTTGTCTTGATAGGGCGTTTGTTATTGAATTGCTCCGCAACCCTCCTCCGAATCTTTTGATGATGAGTTTATCAATATCTGATGAACCTACACCAAAAGAAATATCCGTTGAGACTAAACCTAGAGAGATTGTTCTCGAAGAAACAAGAACAGATCCTGTGGAAGCTGGAAACAAGGCTAACGTACCAGTTCATGTCATGCAACAAAAATGGTCTGCGCAAAAGAGATTGAAAAGGGCCCAAGTTGACACACTTGAAAAAGTTTATAGGAGATCAAAGCGACCCACT aatgcaatgataagTAGTATAGTGCATGTAACCAATATTCCTCGGAGAAGAGTTGTTAAGTGGTTTGAAGACAAACGTGCTGAGGAGGGTGTTCCAGAGAATCGTGTTCCTTACCAGCGCTCTGTATCAGAAGCTAGttga